The region tatttttccctctgTTTGGATTTGATTTAGACGTTCCTAATTGAGTAATTAACTAAGATGTTCATTCAACAACTCAGATATGGGTAATGGGTAGTGCAAAGTGCAAACTTGTGTGAGATCTTACATTGTTTTGCTTTGTTAATAATTTTTGCTTTGGCCGATTGCTTTAAAGTTTGAATGGGAGTTTTTGGttactaatttttagggattaATTATGTTTAGGTGATGCTTTAAACGTCCTGGATCAACAGTGACTACAGATCTCGTTCCCGTGTATGTTTCGCATCAAATTAGTGTAAGTAGCCTAGTCGATTTGGATCTGAAAATTGTTATGGTAACGTTGATTTGATTGAACCTTTAAGAGGGTGTTTTAGGGCTTATTTGACAAGGTTTTAActtgataaatattgtattttaattttaggttCAGTTTAAGTCTAAAGGAGGAATTGCGGGTTTCACAAGTACTGCTACGGTTGTGCGaaaataaggtgtgggttctaacctataaaatttaaatgttaaataatgttattttaataattagaaTGATGGTTAAGATTGCTGGTCAGACTTAATTAaatggctaagtgattttaagGTGGCTGAATCAGGTACATTTTAAGCCCTAGTTAAATGGCATGTTTGCAAGGTTGCATGAGTGATTAAATGTTTGAATGTCTGGTATTGGTATGAATTAATATGAATTATTTTGTGATATAATACATGTTGGTTGTATGAGTAGCATGTAttagaatgaaaataaaatgtatgTTTGGGTTAAATGCTAtgaaatatattgaatgaaaGACTGCTACACATGCATTGGAAATTTGCTTATGAATGATAATAAAACTATGGCATGTTGGAATGTAATCATATTGATGGTTAAACTAAATGATTGATAAATGTTATTACCGAACGAAAGTGAATGTTTTTATGAGAGCATGCAAAACATACTATTGAAATGAGAAAGTAATATAaacatgattttgattgaaatttatATGGCATATCGCATGTTCATGGGTTGGGATTATGTGGAtgacggaggagttccgtggagtaatGGCGGCATATTAAGTCATCATATATGTTGTCAGTGCACTACACTGAGAGTAATGAGGAGAATGACGATTatattgcatttattttgaaTGGTAGTATATCTGCAATACGTATaatggtggtttaaccacatcgaGCTCAGCTCGCAATGTATGGAGTTTGGCAGATGAGTTATGGGGAACTCGTTGTGTGTAGCGGATGGTTAGGGTAGAAAATCATCATGCATTATGTTATGTCCGTGACACTTTCGAATTGTAATGTTTATGCTATGTTTGTGTCACAATGTTATTAATGGCGAATGATATTTGAATGTTCTTATTgtttagactcacactgagctagtTAGCTCACCCCATAGTTTCAACCATCTCAAGTAATGCTCGAGACTAAGATCAGACATGGCATGCGGACATACGACGAACTTCGGACttataaattattttgcttattttttttctaaatttatttggtttttggaCTGTAAATTATTTGGTCTGTGGTTTGGGTTTTCTCTTTGTTTTGGGGTTTTTATGCATGCATACTCATCTCACTGATTGGATTTAGATGCTTATTTTGAAACCGAACAATGCATGCTACTCGAATTAAATTAAAGTCATCATATTATCTTGCCGCAAAATCCGTACTTAAATTTCTGAAAAGTAAATTATAAGTCAAATATGTTTCCAAAATTAATAAGAACTTTTGTTTAATTGGATATAATTTTAAACTCGGTAACACTAacgtttttataaaataaaagccattacGGTTTTCTGAAAATAAGCaaacactttaaaaataaatttctaaaagTTTGGTTGTTTTTATTTAGTCATTTCGGTGGTTAATGTGACCTCCAAAATTCAGTCGCAAAGTCTAAGTCGAGTTTAAAGTGCTACaatttaattagaatttttttaaaaaaatatgaattaattaaacttttttttaaaactttcaaaaagaaataaaaactttcaaaaactttagaGAAAGcctaattaaaatatttgaaaaagtttgagaaaaagaaatcaaaattttggAGGTGCAGTAAGGATCCGCCTTTTGAGTGGGGGTGGTTGTCCTAAAAGCCCAAAGCCATTTCATTGGGACCTTAGAAACCACTGGAGCAAGTGATGAACATGAAAGAGGACAGATAGAGAATGCAAGGAACACGTGGCGATGGGGCATGGAGGGTGGGGTGGGATTCGGTACTCGCGATAGTGGGGTACGGCTATATCCACCCCAGATTCGTGGGTTCATTTCAATTTCAAGGGCACGATAGCAACGTCTCCACACGTGTTAGCGTCAAGTAACTTTTATTCAGCTCACCCGCATAAGATTTTTCTTCTGTTGTAAAATAAACAAGAATAAAAACTACTACTTTAGCATCAAAGATCTTTGTTGGGCCGTCAAGATCTTTCGGCCACTCTCATTTCCAAATGCGTGTCGCTCAACTTCCACGTTTTAAATCGCCAAAATGGTTCAAATTCACATTTTTCAGTAGGAAGTATATTTACTGATTATATCATTTATGAAATATCACacctttaataaatatataagaatCATTTCTCTACaagaaaacatatatttcataaaaacaaatCCTACATGAGGAGACAAATAAACTGCATGAGGAGAGAATTAAAGGGAtattatatttctttattttttaaggtGGTCTCACTTGAGTTAATTATTATGAATGGGTTTGGATGACTGATGCGTTTATTTGtagttagtataaaaataacgGCGACAATATTAAATACTATAGCGatattgtagcgtgagacaaaaaataaactaaacacaTTCACCAAATCCAAACTCACCCCATATATATAACTATCTTAAAAATGCTTGtttattttgctaattttaaTCAAATACTAATTAACATTCACCAATGCCGCTGCTAGTTTGTTTTAATGATTCttgttcttttaatttctttttcgaaAAACTTAAAGAGTTactttcatgattttttttataaccaTGTAAAAGTTTTGTGTCCATGAGAttataaaaaagaagtaaaaagaagagaaagatacTACATCGACATGATTGGGTATGAAAAAGAATGATATTTGATTAATATGGCCTGGAAGTGGAGGGCTCGCTCAGGACCACCACATACACCGCCGATGCCTAAATTCTGAGAGCGATGCCAAATTCATTAACATAGCGAATCGGAATGGCTGCCTTGTTCAATTATTACCAGTAATACACTGCTACTAGCCTTCGATATTAGTGGTTTGATAGCTGTGGATCGAAAAAGATAGAATGGTAGCAGCTAGGGGCTTACGTGTTCCAAGAAAATGAACCCCACGAGAAGAAACGAATGTGGGGAATGCAAGGGGCCCCATGCTCATGAATCCTCGTTTTCGGTTTTGCTAGTGGCGGCGCACAATGATATCGATTTTAACTTTTCGATTTTGTTTAATTACGTTATAATGTTGATATATGCCGATCCGTGTGGCATATCTCATAATGCTTCTGTTTAACCGTTACTCTTGTAgtccacaaaaaaaaaaaaatctctataTAAGCGACGCTCTCATTTCATGGTCTCAACCAGAAGaggaaacaaacaaacaaacaaaatatcATCCGCCATTTTCCTGATCTCCATGGAAACCAACTCTGATTGCTTTTGGCTTTTGTTTATTGCTTCCAAATGCAAAACTTTCTCCTCTCAAAACTCCATTTGGCTTCTTCTTTTACTTTGCATGGGTTGGCTGGGTATGACCCTCTGTTTTTGGTTGTACCCTGGAGGCCCTGCCTGGGGTAAGTATCATTGGCTCCGCAAGAGAGGTGCCACGAAGCACAATAACATCATTCCAGGGCCACGAGGTTTCCCAGTGCTGGGAAGCATGGACATCATGCTTAATCTGGCTCACCATAAAATTTCTGCAGCAGCTAAGTGTTTTGATGCTAAACGGCTCATGGCCTTTAGCTTGGGTGATACAAGGGTTATGGTTACATGCAACCCTGATGTAGCCAAAGAGATTCTTAACAGTTCCGTTTTTGCTGATCGTCCAGTGAAAGAGTCGGCATACAGTTTAATGTTCAACAGAGCCATTGGTTTCGCTCCTTATGGGGTTTACTGGCGAACCCTCAGAAGAATTGCTGCCACACATCTATTTTGTCCTAAACAAATCAGCTTCACCGAGGCACAGAGGTCTGATATCGCCTCTCAAATGCGTTCTATAATAGCATGTCGGGGTGGAACCGGAGAATTCTCCGTACGGGATATACTCAAGAAAGCATCTCTTAACAACATGATGTGCTCGGTGTTTGGCAGCAAGTATCAACTTGGTTCGTCAAATACTGAAACTGAACAACTCAGCCAGCTTGTCGAAGAAGGTTACGACCTATTAGGGAAGCTCAATTGGTCTGATCATCTCCCATGGCTCGCTGGTTTAGACCTTCAAAAAATCCGGCTTCGATGCACCCAACTTGTTCCCAAAGTGAACAAGTTTGTGAGTAGAATCATTCAACAACATAAACTGCAACCTGAGACAACAAACCATGATTTCGTGCACGTTTTACTTTCTCTTACTGGACCTGATAGACTCTCGGACAACGATATGATTGCCGTACTTTGGGTAAGCAACAAAGcaagcaattttattttatttttttataggcATGGTTTTTTGCTTTCTAGCTGTGATGGGAAAACAGTCGAAGATGGAATCTTGGATCAGTTTGATGATTAGATTACGATAATATGTACATTTTCTTAGCTTTTAAGTACAATTAATTGCTTTGTCCTAATTACGCAGGAGATGATATTTAGAGGAACGGACACTGTGGCGGTTTTAATAGAGTGGATACTAGCGAGAATGGTGCTTCACCCGGAAATCCAGTCAAGAGTGCAGGCGGAGCTTGATGAAGTTGTGGGGAAATCACGAGCGTTAATGGAATCAGATATTCTATCGATGGTTTACCTGCAGGCAGTAGTGAAGGAGGTTCTGAGGCTGCACCCGCCTGGCCCACTTCTATCATGGGCCCGGTTGGCAATCACAGACGCTACTATTGATGGTTATCACGTGCCTGTTGGGACCACAGCCATGGTTAACATGTGGGCCATCACCAGGGACCCAGAAATTTGGGTGGACCCACTCAAGTTCATGCCAGAGAGATTCGTGTCCAAGGACAGTAGTACTGATGTGGAATTCTCGGTGTTAGGGTCAGACCTCAGGCTGGCGCCATTCGGGTCAGGCCGTCGGACTTGCCCAGGTAAGACGTTGGGTTTGGCCACTGTTAACTTTTGGGTGGGATCCTTATTGCATGAATTCGAGTGGGTGCAATCGGATGCTAATCCAGTTGATCTCACCGAAAGGCTTAGGCTCTCCTGCGAAATGGCTAACCCTCTTAAGGTCAAAGTGCAGCCTAGGCGCAGATGAAATGATAATCGCACAATTTATGATGGTTCAATCTGAGATTATATACTATCCTTATTTAGTAACCAGTTGTTAGAAATATATGGTAagatttaaaatgtatatatctCGATGTTTTCTCTAGAAATATCAATGTTTCCTGACCTACGTCCCTACTATATATATGGATAATactatgtaattttatttaactGCAATAAGGTTTTGATCGTCTcacttttcatttcctttttcaatttCCAAAGGCAACAGTTAGGGAGGCTTTGGTATGGAAAGTTAATAACTTTTCAAGGAATGTATTGGTTAGAATGTTATTCTAACATTTgggatgaaaaaattaatttacttttattaGAATGTTTTCTACTAAGTTACTTTTATCACCAGCAATGAAAATTGATTCTCTTAATAATTGGCGTAGaagttatttttccatatttcgAAAGTAGCTGCTTCGGCTTCAGCCACTCGAATTTTCGAtattcctttttatttctcaTCAAACGAATGGCATCTTCTTCTGGAAATCCTAGCTATTCTTAGCATGATATCGGGGAATCTCATTGCTATTACTCAAACAAGCATGAAACGTATGCTTGCATATTCGTCCATAGGTCAAATCGGATATGTAATTATTGGAATAATTGTTGGAGACTCAAATGGTGGATAACCCCAAGGGGTTGCGGGTTTTTTTCTACCAATTGGAGCCCTCCCTTCACCACCCCCATGGGGATGGTCTATAGGGTTCATAATTACTCCTCTTACTACAGGACGCTTACCTAGCCAACATTTAGATCTGGCTCTACCCAAACTTTTCTGGTTCACCCCAACATTCCCCACCTGTCCGACTGTTGCTGAGCAGTTTTTGGATATCAAACGGACCTCCCCAGAAGGTAATTTTAATGTGGCCGATTTCCCCTCCTTTGCAATCAGTTTCGCAAGGAATGTAAAAGGACAAAATtatcttttcaatttattcaatctaaaataataaaaaaaacacaattgttgcttgttttctctttttttcagTTGCTACAACTTCGATTCATTATTCTAAagcttaaaacttaaaatttaaaacacaattGTTTTCTCGTTTTCTAATACATAAAACTTAAAACCTGTAGAATTATATAATTGTGTGAAAAACAAGCTATTCATAGATAATATCCTATTGCTCCAGCAACAACATTAACATCACCTACTCTCAAAtccaatttttaaattaattcatagCCTAACTTTCTCATCAACAAAAATTTATTGGCATGCCACCTTAACAAAgcttacataaaaaattatgtgTTCAAAAAATATCTAACCGCTATCGAAAAATATGTTACATCTAAATCAAACTACTAGTTTAAAAATTAGCAGTAAGATATTCaagtcatatatataatatatgaatatacttgAATTTATACCTACAAGGTAACgaggaaaaaattataaattgtaaactttTATAACCTTGACTTAACGTGTAAGGTCTTTTTAATGTGTTCATATAACGGATTAGATCAGAACGTGAGAGAATcatactttgttaataataaagattattgaaaatattattattaaatatttaatttaaataattattaatgataaaatttatttaaaatattaaaatacattaatattatttttatttaataaggatAATTTTGTTAAGTAACCTTACATTCTTAGGAAAGTGTTGAGTATACCAAACACGTTGGCTTTCTCaggattttaatcaatattttctaGTGTATATCAAACGTTGTAAAATAACCTTCTTAGCGATGACATTCCCATCAATCACATTCCAAGTTAACTTTATGAACGAAATATTGAcaacaaatatattatatatatatatatagagagagagagagagatccaTTTGCATCAGTGTATAACTTAAGTGGTTTTACACCATTCCATAACTTgttatacgattaatattttatctcatattttattcttcATTTATGTAGATCATGCATGTCAAGTTTGGCATAAATTAAAAAGTTCTaactatttcttttatgtaaaaaaattgtaaccgttaaacatatattaatataaacaacTGTAAAACCCCAATTCAACCGTCTGACCGGCAAACGGTGGTGTTACTAGAAAAGCAAAAAACATTTCGTAATGAAAAAAACTTTGGTTTTAGTAGCTAAGGCAATCaatatgattttaataaaacaattttaaaatgacGTTTAGTGAAATAGTAGTTTTAAAACAAGACTAGAAGAAAATAAAACTATACATTCCTAATGTCATACAATGGATTAAAAGAATTAATACACAAATTAAGGGAAAATAAGAGTAAGCCTTAATTTGTATAACATAAAAGTTTACAAAGTGCCATCATTCATTATATACAAATGAGTATATAGAAGAAATTCAAATCCGCATTTACATAATCCCATTTCAAGAGACTTAAACCACATGCCACCTCGATTTGATATACATGTTACAATAGAATAATGAATGGCTCACAAAAGAATTTGTTAGCAGGTTGAGTCCCTTCAAAAGTCCACTTTCTTTACAAATCCTAAAAATGATAGGGGaaactaggtaagttcataatgaacttagtgagttccaacaATAAATAATATACTTTCGAACAAGGTTCTCAAGAAGTAAAATTAAGCCAGGCTTTTACAACACTTAGTAATACCAATAATTACCACAGATACCCAATATAGTTGCGTACGATATGTTGGTGGATTCATAACACCAAACAATTAGGGTTCATTGGCGGATACTATCTGCTGTAAAATGCAGTCAccaataattaaatttcatacaaatattaGTCATGCCTGATTACAAAACACAGACAATTTCACACCACAACCAAGGTTAGTTCATATGCGGATACTTTTCACTGTTAAGCACTAATCACGTAGATACCCATTCATTTAAGCACTGTTCACGTGCATTAACTTTATGTAACACTTGCATGCTTTGCATGGGCTGTTCATGGACCCTTTtctttgtaacacccttcaccagTCTCTAACATCAGATTAAGGTTACGGGATGCTACTGCACATAACATAACAaaatcatgctatatcaattcaaatttctctaaacaaactttaatcatcaaTCATATAGTAAAAACATGTTATTCATACATTATGAGGCTTAATCGAGCTTATGGAAGCTCTAAAAAATTCTAAACAAAAtaatgactaatttgaaacatTTCAGAAAAgtatggtaaaaatataaaacaagggtcacacggccgtgtggagcTAAACCACATAGTTGTGTCCCCAAACCGTGTAACAGGTTGATGCCGTGTACTTcaaggtcacacggtcgtgtcgccagGTCGTGTAACTAACTATGGCCGTATGAACTAATTGTCACCTAAATTATAAAGACCATATGACTGTGGCAAATGCCCATGTAAAGCACGTGGCTGTGTGTCAAACCATGTTATAGACCGTGTGTACTTATAAGTTCCTTTTCAAACAAGTTACAAAACCTTAAGTTCTTTTACTTTACAAGCAACTATTAAATCATTCTTCAATCTattcaaatcaaataaaatatgccACAAATTACACAACCTAACCATTCATACtagaatatatataaaagcaccAATGTGCATTTTACCATAAGTGTATTCCAAACCATACATTTTTATCAACCTAAAACAAGCCTATCTTTTACCAAAGTTGATCGTATATGTATATCTCAAACATACAATTACCTATATACATATTCAAAGCTTACCACATCAATGAAACAACTTAAACCAATAAATGCATATATCACaattatcaactaacacatatacCATACATTTTATTCAAGATTTACCATTTCCCAACTATTTCATGAACCAAGATCAAGCAAACCATCACCACACATGCATTCATCACATACTATATAAGCATACCATAAGAATATTTAAATTCAACATTATAGAAGGCAAATTACATCTTCAACTTATAGCTTCAAACCAACAACCCAAAGATCACCtgtatacatgccacaaaacagAATAAACAAGTCAAAATCTACCAAGACtgaagcttgatagtgtgagcctTGGAAATTGATCCAGTTGCCTAGTTCTACAAAACGCCAACTACAGAAAATAGGAAATGAAACAGAATAAGCTTAtatagcttaataagttcataagtACTTCCATAAAACTCTTACCTTAGTTtacaattaagtaaaaaaatatagataatgtAATACGATTTCCTTTCAAGACATTTAAAATAACAAGGTGAGTATTTCACGTATTGATTGTATAATCTCTCAATCACTCAGTAAGGCATGCTTCTCTATCATTCAAAAAGTAATATCCAACTTATAAATCATATTAACCAATTAATCACGACATTTCATATTCACATTCATATACCATTTCTTTTAAACATATAACTCTATCACCATATATTACATTTACAAAATGAGTCtttcaaacatataattataaacTTTACAGTAATTGTGATATCGTTTCAAAACAACCTttaaacatatattcatcatatattcaatttcaacagttaacatttcaatattcatataaacacATCATTTCCAAGCAATTCAGAAGTCAATACATACTTTCTTTAACAGATATCTCGATGAACTATAACAAAAAGAATTTGGATACTCGAGTAACTACACTATACCAGAGAGCACTGTAGTGCTATCAGAGGCACCGTATTGCATTCTAACTCAATTGGCATACTAATTGTACCTTAATTGTTTACTACGTTCAACTGGGCATTTAAACAAGATTTTGTAACATTTAATAATCAGAGGCATTTTCACATTATCAATACATATGCTATAGCAATTCATGTTCATTCAAAAATCCATCTAATTCATATTTCACCAGTatttaacatttctcaatttagtcattaCTTACATTAGCAATTATATATAACATTTTCCATGTCAACTCACAATAccaataacaatataaaaataattcaacaGCAAACAATATGTATAACACCTTTTAATatgctatgaacttacctaacacAACCAACAAACCAATTTGTTTGTAGGGTTTATTATACAATTTTGCCTTTTTCCCCGATTTTCCTTTGTTCGATTCAATCCTTGATCATGTGAAAGGTCGAATGTCTAATAATGCTTGAAACTTCTCCTTCACTTATCCATGGTGATTTTTTggtgaaaaagaagaaataaaaagatgatacatttgttttatattttattaccttttaattaatattttaacattaaaaaaattaacatgtaaATGGCTAATTAATAAGCACTAACCGTCCATTACACTCAAATAAGGGTTAATTTTCATTTAAACCCTTGAGCAAtcattaataaaacattttagctaataaaaaacaataacgattaacttttacagtttttacaatttagcctttttttccttaattaaccatccaaacactaaaatttttagaccaaacttcaattcacctatataatagctccgtaaatatgtaataaaaatattcacgagttcgatttatagaaatgaggtccttatacctcatttttcaaaatcacttgaCTTTCGGTACACACCACTTGTACCTTGACTAACTGACCAAttaataaaaactattaaatcaCGATTTActattatactatatttaaatcataattattaattaaatatgtcTATGAACTCTCTCATTagaattgtggtcctgaaaccattgttttcgacatcactgaaaaacgggctgttacatcttTACGTTAGCTTCCAATCCACATATCTCTCTAAAGAGCCATAGTTTCATATTCGGAGTATTGCTCTATTGAGCGAGTATTCCATACATCCAATTGAACCTCCGCAAATCTTCCTTATTAATTTAAACACTTACGTGTTCCCCGTAAGTCTGGGATATTCGGTAATCTCGATTTGCATTTACATGACCTCTTAGAggtaaatatcatatcatatcataatcTCCATACATTTCTCCCATCACATCTCAACAGTTTCCACCATTTCCCCCATTCCATCATTTCGGATATAGAGCTTGTGCACCAAGGAAGAGTGTCTATATACAACCATTCATGCATATATTGTTATCATTTTAGTTTGTTAACACAGACATGCACAGTTGATTTGAAACAAACTTACTTACTTGACAAACAACATTATCATGAAATTAGTTGGGATTTAACAAGAATACAAGTGAAAGGACCTCGCCAAAGATTTCTAGGAAAAGCCTTGACTATTCTATGAGTTCTTTCCCTTTTGCACTAGGGCCTTCTCCTGTTTGTTTagctaaataaaattaaacactCTATTAAGTACAGAAACAACTAAACTTTTAATGTAAAAGCAAGAATTGAAAACATGCAAGCGTTAACTCAAAGAAAGTTCCCTTCCCTTTGACCTCCAATAGAAACCCATATAAATGGTTTATGTAACCCTGTCATTTCCTAATATTAAACTAAAGAATAACTCAAGAATTTACCAGCAGTTGGCTTAAAAAAGTTAGATACGAATCAAGCAAAACTTGTACCTTCTTCACATAGTGAAGAACATATTAGTTTTCTTCTTGAATAACAAAGATAAACAGAGAAATGTAAAATACAGTCCTTCTCCATTAAGCTTTTATCCTATTTATATAGGAATTAGTCCATAATTCCACTATAAATGTTACCTAATCACTTTACATGCATACACAATTCCACTAATCACACATGGTTCCACTAATCAATCATAATTCCACTAATTAAACACCATTAATGAGGCTCTATAGATGTTATCCAAAATGACACGTTTCTTATGTAAGACTTAACACGTGTCCTGTACGTGTCTTATCG is a window of Gossypium hirsutum isolate 1008001.06 chromosome D08, Gossypium_hirsutum_v2.1, whole genome shotgun sequence DNA encoding:
- the LOC107911625 gene encoding cytochrome P450 78A3, with the protein product MVSTRRGNKQTNKISSAIFLISMETNSDCFWLLFIASKCKTFSSQNSIWLLLLLCMGWLGMTLCFWLYPGGPAWGKYHWLRKRGATKHNNIIPGPRGFPVLGSMDIMLNLAHHKISAAAKCFDAKRLMAFSLGDTRVMVTCNPDVAKEILNSSVFADRPVKESAYSLMFNRAIGFAPYGVYWRTLRRIAATHLFCPKQISFTEAQRSDIASQMRSIIACRGGTGEFSVRDILKKASLNNMMCSVFGSKYQLGSSNTETEQLSQLVEEGYDLLGKLNWSDHLPWLAGLDLQKIRLRCTQLVPKVNKFVSRIIQQHKLQPETTNHDFVHVLLSLTGPDRLSDNDMIAVLWEMIFRGTDTVAVLIEWILARMVLHPEIQSRVQAELDEVVGKSRALMESDILSMVYLQAVVKEVLRLHPPGPLLSWARLAITDATIDGYHVPVGTTAMVNMWAITRDPEIWVDPLKFMPERFVSKDSSTDVEFSVLGSDLRLAPFGSGRRTCPGKTLGLATVNFWVGSLLHEFEWVQSDANPVDLTERLRLSCEMANPLKVKVQPRRR